In the Malania oleifera isolate guangnan ecotype guangnan chromosome 1, ASM2987363v1, whole genome shotgun sequence genome, one interval contains:
- the LOC131158703 gene encoding auxilin-like protein 1, with the protein MENLSHSLHRNRASATLSRKIYNGNGFTAKTVYDDVFGGPPKFGVPTFSPRADDYGEIFGSFRTSRASSIPVLDLPVVDEAEVSFDVRSSKLDYSEVFGGFDGLDFAVSYDELLEQPMGGDGSSDEAWTPTESEYLSEESDPSAYAAKNQFLSNGDDHQSLDDMNQFNNSYHKNNRRTNEDLLNGMTHSSHLQSVLVDENPHLQKAEKQKPSLKVTDDINLSMDLNRGMMGGKHFRKTKSLPPNNRTGAQTFGSGSNPQKGYENYGICPNEMFVTVSEINLRTRPSQVPPPRRPPPALDVKKEDSCRLTSNQEVSTSHAFEGTPGESSPPFFDVEVDASSSASASAAVMKEVMEKAQVKLRSAKELMARKKEALQSHIKLGSKNDIKDEVNMGNMADGFNFMVDERVQQTCEGEDNGMNLFVENEKQKLMNTVEFVSDSTENKKLLLASKLSMEKKHGKESLVSMESCRSEGTGEWKEANEFYELVRKDISRPAFEQANEEKVLKKNTNAQECGQEAKAATEALEKQGENGKQMAREIGEWEENKRALQAGKEACEENTYEARSKAAREAYLWEEQKKSVKMGKEVYEQAENVKKLSVAQEFDRYQVKLTKVNKWEEWKNLIGIREKVNELEVEEAVKHKDNNQKMKQATDRFEHEEACERVEIEETLEETLKGEEKDGRINKVFEQVECEKRLETLKREEKDKKLKEVLELAENKKKQKVACEREENEKRLKKAFELEKHENRFKKDLVREENEKKQKQAHGRENDKRLKESIEQAENEKRLKKALKLEGNEEKKSDALKTEESEHLKMDACETKFTEKERKEAFEREDVEKRLKEARIREENEKILHEAQEMEENENRSREANEWEEIGQRSKLPDKLEESDKGLKGTGMWVKLNEVSNAPGQTQKDENEKRPKSAHENCVRMEGDNVEVPYEAYNIEESNNLQEAEVACNHEGNSGNLEASRTAFANEEKQKIRTEIKDCGKELGAVEVAKVLVDEGFRTSGFAQTDSEHRGNQIRMKAAVESHHSDDSMKSSSEAGIGIGRMKNERSKNVLPVASDSGNLKKVSHGGERGKNINRAQVVSDQDKNKDKLMSTHEVKEQVEIGRRMDAVQSTMMQGKGNTEKTTQQVSTSQSTERKEKIETEEKDKDWVKRERELEQDYLRKIEEEREREREREKDRMGVEIGTCEARERAYAEARGRAERAAVDRVTAEARQRALAEARERLEKACAEAREKSLADKASMEARAKAERAAVERATAEARERAVEKAMAEKAAYEGRVRVERSSADKYSASIRDDGMRQSSSSSDLQSSGYSCGSRHLYTAVYAGADGESAQRCKARLERHQRTAERAAKALAEKNMRDLLAQREQAERSRLAETLDAEVKRWSGGKEGNLRALLSTLQYILGPDSGWQPIPLTDVITAVAVKKAYRKATLCVHPDKLQQRGATIQQKYICEKVFDLLKEAWNRFNSEER; encoded by the exons ATGGAGAATCTTTCCCACTCGCTCCACAGGAATCGAGCCTCTGCGACGCTTTCCAGGAAAATCTACAATGGCAATGGCTTCACGGCCAAGACGGTGTACGACGACGTTTTCGGAGGACCGCCGAAGTTCGGAGTCCCCACTTTCTCCCCTCGCGCTGATGATTACGGTGAGATTTTCGGAAGCTTCCGCACCTCGCGAGCCTCGTCCATTCCAGTCTTGGATCTTCCCGTCGTCGACGAAGCTGAGGTTTCGTTCGATGTTCGGAGCTCGAAACTCGATTACTCTGAAGTTTTCGGCGGTTTCGACGGTTTAGATTTTGCGGTTTCGTACGATGAGCTGTTGGAACAACCCATGGGGGGAGATGGTTCCTCCGACGAAGCCTG GACTCCAACCGAGTCTGAATATCTATCAGAAGAATCAGATCCTTCAGCTTATGCTGCAAAGAATCAATTCTTGTCAAATGGAGATGATCATCAATCATTGGATGACATGAATCAGTTCAACAATtcatatcataaaaataataGAAGAACAAATGAGGATTTGTTAAATGGGATGACGCACTCAAGCCACCTACAGTCTGTTTTAGTTGATGAAAACCCTCATTTGCAGAAGGCAGAAAAGCAGAAACCATCCTTGAAGGTAACTGATGATATAAATCTTAGTATGGATTTAAATAGGGGAATGATGGGAGGAAAGCATTTCAGGAAAACAAAGTCACTCCCTCCAAACAATAGAACTGGTGCACAGACATTTGGGAGTGGGAGCAATCCTCAAAAAGGATATGAAAATTATGGTATCTGTCCTAATGAAATGTTTGTGACTGTATCTGAAATCAACCTTAGAACTCGTCCTTCTCAAGTGCCGCCACCAAGAAGACCGCCACCAGCATTAGATGTCAAAAAGGAAGATTCCTGTAGATTGACTTCAAATCAAGAAGTTTCCACAAGTCATGCTTTTGAAGGGACTCCAGGTGAGAGTTCACCACCTTTCTTTGATGTTGAAGTGGATGCAAGTTCATCTGCTTCAGCATCTGCTGCTGTGATGAAGGAAGTAATGGAGAAAGCTCAAGTGAAACTAAGAAGTGCAAAAGAATTAATGGCGAGGAAGAAGGAGGCACTTCAAAGTCATATTAAGCTGGGATCAAAGAATGACATAAAAGATGAGGTAAACATGGGTAATATGGCTGATGGATTCAACTTTATGGTAGACGAGAGAGTGCAGCAAACATGTGAAGGAGAAGATAATGGAATGAATCTTTTTGTcgaaaatgaaaaacaaaagcTTATGAACACAGTGGAGTTTGTTTCAGATTCCACAGAAAATAAAAAGCTTTTGCTTGCATCTAAACTATCCATGGAGAAAAAGCATGGGAAGGAATCTTTGGTATCTATGGAGTCATGTAGATCTGAAGGAACAGGTGAATGGAAAGAAGCAAATGAGTTCTATGAACTGGTAAGAAAAGATATATCAAGGCCAGCATTTGAGCAggcaaatgaagaaaaggttttgaagaaaaatacAAATGCCCAAGAGTGTGGACAGGAAGCAAAAGCAGCAACAGAAGCATTGGAGAAGCAAGGAGAAAATGGTAAACAAATGGCCAGAGAGATTGGTGAATGGGAAGAAAATAAGAGGGCACTGCAAGCAGGTAAAGAGGCTTGTGAAGAGAATACGTATGAGGCAAGATCAAAGGCAGCTAGAGAGGCCTACCTCTgggaagagcaaaagaagagtgTAAAAATGGGTAAAGAAGTTTATGAGCAGGCGGAAAATGTGAAGAAATTAAGTGTGGCCCAGGAATTTGATAGATATCAGGTGAAACTAACTAAAGTCAATAAGTGGGAAGAGTGGAAAAACCTAATTGGGATTCGAGAGAAAGTAAATGAACTGGAAGTTGAGGAAGCTGTGAAGCACAAGGATAACAATCAGAAAATGAAGCAGGCTACTGATAGATTTGAGCATGAGGAGGCTTGTGAAAGGGTTGAAATTGAAGAGACACTTGAAGAAACTTTGAAGGGGGAAGAAAAGGATGGAAGAATAAACAAGGTTTTTGAGCAAGTTGAATGTGAGAAAAGATTGGAGACTCTCAAGAGGGAAGAGAAAGATAAGAAATTAAAGGAGGTTCTTGAGTTGGCAGAAAATAAGAAGAAACAGAAAGTGGCTTGTGAAAGAGAGGAAAATGAGAAGAGACTAAAGAAGGCTTTTGAGCTTGAGAAGCATGAGAATCGATTCAAGAAGGATCTTGTACGGGAAGAGAATGAGAAGAAACAAAAACAGGCTCATGGAAGAGAAAATGACAAGAGACTAAAAGAGAGCATTGAGCAGGCAGAGAATGAGAAAAGATTAAAAAAGGCACTCAAGCTGGAAGGAAATGAGGAGAAAAAAAGTGATGCCCTCAAAACAGAGGAAAGTGAACACTTAAAAATGGATGCTTGTGAAACAAAATTTACAGAGAAAGAACGGAAAGAGGCCTTTGAAAGAGAAGATGTTGAAAAGAGACTAAAGGAGGCACGGATACgagaagaaaatgagaaaatattacaCGAGGCTCAAGAAATGGAAGAAAATGAGAATAGATCAAGAGAGGCGAATGAGTGGGAAGAAATTGGGCAAAGGTCAAAACTGCCTGATAAGTTGGAAGAATCTGACAAGGGACTTAAAGGTACTGGCATGTGGGTGAAACTGAATGAAGTAAGCAATGCTCCTGGGCAAACTCAGAAGGATGAAAATGAGAAGAGACCAAAATCAGCTCATGAAAATTGTGTGCGCATGGAGGGAGACAATGTCGAGGTACCTTATGAAGCATATAACATAGAGGAGAGTAACAACCTCCAAGAAGCTGAAGTGGCATGCAATCATGAAGGAAACAGTGGAAACCTGGAAGCAAGTCGAACAgcatttgcaaatgaagagaagcAAAAGATTAGGACTGAAATCAAAGATTGTGGAAAGGAATTGGGAGCAGTTGAAGTTGCAAAAGTGCTCGTTGATGAAGGATTCAGGACATCTGGTTTTGCTCAAACCGACTCAGAACATAGAGGAAATCAAATCAGAATGAAAGCTGCTGTAGAGTCACATCATTCAGATGATAGTATGAAGAGCTCAAGTGAGGCTGGCATTGGCATTGGAAGAATGAAAAATGAGAGAAGTAAGAATGTGTTGCCAGTGGCTTCTGATTCTGGAAATCTAAAGAAAGTTTCTCATGgaggagaaagaggaaagaataTTAATAGGGCTCAAGTTGTCAGTGATCAGGACAAGAACAAGGATAAATTGATGTCAACTCATGAGGTAAAAGAGCAGGTTGAAATTGGAAGGAGAATGGATGCAGTTCAGTCAACTATGATGCAAGGGAAAGGAAATACTGAGAAAACAACTCAGCAGGTTAGCACAAGCCAAAGCacagaaagaaaagagaaaattgagacagaagaaaaagataaagactgggtgaaaagagaaagagagttgGAGCAGGATTACCTTAGAAaaatagaggaagagagagagagggaaagggaaagagagaaggaTAGGATGGGTGTTGAAATAGGAACTTGTGAAGCTCGAGAAAGGGCTTATGCTGAAGCTCGTGGAAGGGCAGAAAGGGCTGCTGTTGATAGAGTGACTGCTGAAGCACGACAAAGAGCATTGGCAGAGGCACGAGAAAGATTAGAAAAGGCATGTGCAGAGGCTAGGGAGAAGTCTTTAGCTGACAAGGCATCTATGGAGGCCAGAGCTAAAGCAGAACGTGCTGCAGTGGAAAGAGCAACTGCAGAGGCTCGCGAGCGTGCTGTCGAGAAAGCAATGGCTGAGAAGGCTGCTTATGAGGGAAGAGTAAGAGTGGAAAGATCTAGTGCTGATAAATACTCTGCTTCTATCAGAGATGATGGAATGAGACAGAGCTCTTCATCCTCA GACTTGCAGAGCTCGGGGTATTCATGTGGTTCGAGACATCTGTATACCGCAGTTTATGCCG GAGCTGATGGTGAATCTGCTCAGAGATGTAAAGCTAGATTAGAAAGGCATCAGCGAACAGCTGAGCGTGCG GCAAAAGCTCTTGCAGAGAAGAATATGCGTGATCTTCTTGCTCAAAGAGAGCAGGCAGAGAGAAGT AGATTAGCAGAAACTCTCGATGCCGAAGTCAAAAGGTGGTCTGGTGGGAAAGAGGGGAATCTGCGTGCACTGCTTTCAACATTGCAATAC